From Bacteroidota bacterium, one genomic window encodes:
- a CDS encoding four helix bundle protein produces the protein MKNETDNALLVKSFAFALRIIEVYQLLRDELNEIDLAKQILRSGTSIGANAEEAIGGHPGNDFFTKITTAYKESQETKYWLRLLHESKILDNDISESMLNDVDELLRITGSILKNTKANIE, from the coding sequence ATCATTTGCATTTGCATTGCGAATAATTGAAGTGTATCAACTTTTAAGAGATGAGCTCAATGAAATTGATTTGGCAAAACAAATATTGCGCTCAGGGACATCTATAGGAGCCAATGCGGAGGAAGCTATTGGAGGGCATCCCGGCAATGATTTCTTTACAAAAATTACTACCGCATATAAAGAATCACAAGAAACAAAATATTGGTTGCGCCTATTACATGAAAGCAAAATTTTAGATAATGATATTTCCGAATCAATGCTAAATGATGTGGATGAATTGCTTCGAATTACAGGTTCAATTCTTAAAAATACAAAGGCTAATATTGAATGA
- a CDS encoding SOS response-associated peptidase, translating to MCYDIQQMGDKIIRQAERQLGIEHFELKQLEFKFFHVSGFAHPQVMVISSEKPDTLVPMQWGLIPPWIKSHEDAIKISNQTLNARNDSVFTKPSFRQLILKRRCIIPINGFYENRDVAGKKYPYFIYRADEEPLLLGGIWNRWTDTETGEVLETFSIITTDANALMSKIHNNKLRMPLIIKPEDKMRWLDTTLSKEDVEKLMQPYSENDLKAHTVSKLVNRKKDFTNVPEVSQSFSYPDLEFFDEKNRD from the coding sequence ATGTGTTACGACATTCAACAAATGGGTGATAAAATAATCCGGCAGGCAGAAAGGCAATTAGGTATCGAACATTTTGAATTAAAACAATTAGAGTTTAAATTTTTTCATGTATCGGGATTTGCGCATCCGCAGGTAATGGTAATTTCTTCAGAGAAACCAGATACATTAGTTCCTATGCAATGGGGTTTAATTCCACCTTGGATTAAGTCGCATGAGGATGCAATAAAAATCAGTAATCAAACTTTAAATGCTCGCAATGATAGTGTATTTACCAAACCATCTTTTCGTCAGCTTATATTAAAACGCCGTTGCATAATTCCCATAAATGGATTTTATGAAAACAGAGATGTAGCAGGAAAAAAATATCCTTACTTTATTTATCGTGCTGATGAAGAACCATTGTTACTCGGTGGAATTTGGAACCGCTGGACAGATACAGAAACGGGGGAAGTATTGGAAACATTTTCCATAATTACCACAGATGCAAATGCATTAATGAGTAAAATTCATAACAACAAACTTCGCATGCCTCTCATTATAAAACCTGAAGATAAAATGCGGTGGTTGGATACTACATTAAGCAAAGAAGACGTAGAAAAATTAATGCAACCGTATTCTGAAAATGATTTGAAAGCACATACAGTTTCTAAACTCGTTAACCGCAAAAAAGATTTTACGAATGTGCCGGAAGTATCGCAAAGTTTTTCTTATCCGGATTTGGAATTTTTTGATGAGAAGAATAGAGATTAA
- the carA gene encoding glutamine-hydrolyzing carbamoyl-phosphate synthase small subunit produces MENIEKVPAVLLLEDGTVYKGYSAGKIGTTTGEICFNTGMTGYQEIFTDPSYFGQILLMTNAHIGNYGAYQPETESDYIKISGLVVRNYTVQYSRRMTEQSIQDYLLDESLVGISAVDTRAIVRHIRDKGAMNAIISSETTDVEQLKKQLADVPSMDGLELASKVSTTKPYFIGNPDAAKKVIVYDYGVKKSILKNIADRDCYLQIVPAKTTFAEANKWNPDAYFISNGPGDPATMDYGVETVKQILQSEKPMFGICLGHQLLGLANGVSTYKMHNGHRGANHPVLNKLTGKAEITTQNHGFGVSPDDILKSKNIQITHVNLNDDTIEGFRLTDKKAFSVQYHPEATPGPHDARYLFDEFIKLM; encoded by the coding sequence ATGGAAAACATCGAAAAAGTTCCTGCGGTTTTACTACTCGAAGACGGAACTGTTTACAAAGGCTACAGCGCCGGAAAAATTGGAACCACCACCGGCGAAATCTGCTTCAACACCGGGATGACCGGCTATCAGGAAATTTTTACTGACCCTTCTTACTTCGGACAAATACTGCTGATGACCAATGCACATATTGGAAATTATGGTGCCTATCAACCCGAAACAGAAAGCGATTATATAAAAATTTCAGGATTGGTGGTGCGCAATTATACTGTGCAATACAGTCGCCGCATGACCGAGCAAAGTATTCAGGATTATTTATTGGATGAAAGTCTTGTAGGTATTTCTGCGGTGGATACAAGAGCAATTGTAAGACACATACGAGATAAAGGTGCGATGAATGCAATTATCAGCAGCGAAACAACCGATGTGGAGCAACTGAAAAAACAATTGGCAGATGTACCGTCAATGGATGGATTGGAACTCGCATCAAAAGTGAGTACAACAAAACCCTATTTTATCGGCAATCCGGATGCGGCAAAAAAAGTAATTGTGTATGATTACGGAGTTAAGAAAAGTATTTTAAAAAATATTGCAGACAGAGATTGTTATCTGCAAATTGTTCCTGCGAAAACAACTTTTGCTGAAGCAAATAAATGGAATCCCGATGCATATTTTATTTCCAATGGCCCCGGCGATCCTGCAACAATGGATTACGGAGTGGAAACAGTAAAACAAATTTTACAATCAGAAAAACCCATGTTTGGAATTTGTCTCGGACATCAATTATTGGGATTGGCAAATGGAGTTTCTACTTATAAAATGCATAACGGACATCGTGGTGCAAATCATCCTGTTTTAAATAAGCTAACAGGTAAAGCAGAAATCACAACTCAAAATCATGGCTTTGGTGTTTCACCCGATGATATTTTAAAGTCGAAGAATATTCAAATCACACATGTGAATTTAAATGATGATACGATAGAAGGATTTCGCCTAACAGATAAAAAAGCATTCAGTGTGCAATACCATCCCGAAGCCACTCCCGGTCCACATGATGCAAGATATTTGTTTGATGAATTTATTAAATTGATGTGA
- a CDS encoding phosphoribosylpyrophosphate synthetase has protein sequence MKTVSEVINILKERGYTADLNLKEDRIECSDPKIELLPGDFVVDKNYRFEGMSDPGDEAIVCAITSEKYNLKGVLVNGYGVSSIMLTEEMIKALTKEKQLYDSPDDI, from the coding sequence ATGAAAACAGTTTCAGAAGTAATTAATATACTTAAGGAAAGAGGATATACTGCTGACTTAAATTTAAAAGAAGATCGTATAGAGTGCAGCGATCCTAAAATTGAATTATTACCCGGTGATTTTGTGGTAGATAAAAATTATCGCTTTGAAGGAATGTCTGATCCCGGCGATGAAGCAATTGTATGTGCAATTACTTCTGAAAAATATAATTTAAAAGGAGTACTTGTAAATGGATATGGAGTTTCTAGTATTATGCTTACGGAAGAAATGATTAAAGCATTAACCAAAGAAAAACAGTTATATGATTCTCCGGATGATATATAA
- a CDS encoding cupin domain-containing protein, producing METKRNESTELRPEGDRVIDAPLVNINIPEFIKQLKSEDTWKSSDRNAITVFKTNGLRIVLIALRAEAEMPKHNADGIISVQVIEGEIKFTTDAKSLTLLQGEMLALHKGLHHSVKAIKESVIILTLTTTLEE from the coding sequence ATGGAAACAAAAAGAAATGAATCTACCGAATTAAGACCTGAAGGTGATCGGGTAATTGATGCCCCATTAGTAAACATAAATATTCCTGAATTTATAAAACAATTAAAATCGGAAGATACCTGGAAAAGCAGCGATCGCAATGCTATTACTGTTTTTAAAACAAATGGTTTACGCATTGTATTAATTGCCTTGCGGGCTGAAGCGGAAATGCCTAAACATAATGCGGATGGAATTATAAGTGTGCAAGTGATAGAAGGTGAAATTAAATTTACTACTGACGCTAAATCATTAACATTACTTCAAGGAGAAATGCTTGCATTACATAAAGGTTTGCACCATAGTGTGAAAGCAATAAAAGAATCTGTGATTATATTAACGCTTACTACTACTTTAGAAGAATAA
- a CDS encoding septum formation initiator family protein, translating into MFRNKFVFTGFVFIIWMSFFDQNNLLVQIDRLQALNEAKGKADYYLEETEVAKQQLKELLTNEQTLEKFAREKYYMKKPNEDVFVIVK; encoded by the coding sequence ATGTTTCGCAATAAATTTGTGTTCACCGGATTTGTATTTATTATCTGGATGTCGTTCTTCGATCAGAATAATTTGCTTGTTCAAATAGATCGTCTGCAAGCATTGAATGAAGCAAAAGGAAAAGCCGATTACTATCTTGAAGAAACAGAAGTTGCCAAACAACAATTAAAAGAATTGCTGACTAACGAACAGACCTTAGAAAAATTCGCCAGAGAAAAATACTACATGAAGAAACCGAATGAAGATGTGTTTGTTATTGTGAAATGA
- a CDS encoding T9SS type A sorting domain-containing protein produces MKYTGILIMLLNANLYAQNFTNNWYFGDSAALNFSSGIPEPIEGSQLVSREACCSISDSSGNLMFYSSSYTVWNINNEIMVNGEHLGGSELGNYPSTITNGCVVLQKPLSKNLYYIFISDGQKLIYSIIDMTLNGGDGEVISKNQLLIDTLAGEKIAAAKHANGRDWWIFIHETISSNFIKFLITPYMIEGPYIQSIGKDYNLLLNPIGEMLFSQQGDKLISVTASGIIDLFDFDRCSGELSNWIDLRNIDINEAYGASFSSDGCYIYLSKYNEPSQIYQFNLCRSDIIESRILIFENPFPDYFIGQHQLGPDNKIYIPFSYKMAPSDIYELQNMNLNVINNPDANGLDCLFDTANISLGGHKSLLGLPNFPNYNLGALAGSECDTIIAGINHIDKVPDEINIYPNPASNTINILMPAKYLSESQGDLNITIYNNIGQLVKEIHLNNISEIISFNIDELSSGFYTIRLMQKSSLISSENFSIIK; encoded by the coding sequence ATGAAATATACTGGCATATTAATTATGTTATTGAATGCTAATTTATACGCTCAAAATTTCACCAACAACTGGTATTTTGGGGATAGTGCTGCATTAAACTTTTCTTCCGGCATTCCCGAGCCTATTGAAGGTTCTCAATTGGTTTCCAGAGAAGCATGTTGCTCTATATCGGATTCGTCAGGCAATCTGATGTTTTACTCAAGTAGTTATACAGTTTGGAATATAAACAATGAAATAATGGTAAATGGGGAGCATTTAGGGGGCAGCGAATTAGGAAATTATCCTTCAACCATTACTAACGGTTGTGTTGTTTTGCAGAAACCACTAAGCAAAAATTTATATTATATTTTTATAAGTGATGGGCAGAAATTAATTTATTCTATTATAGATATGACTTTAAATGGAGGGGATGGTGAAGTTATAAGTAAAAATCAATTGCTAATTGATACATTGGCGGGAGAAAAGATTGCGGCAGCGAAACATGCGAACGGTAGAGATTGGTGGATTTTTATTCATGAAACAATAAGTTCTAATTTTATTAAATTTTTAATTACACCTTATATGATAGAAGGTCCGTATATTCAATCTATTGGAAAGGATTATAATTTATTATTAAATCCAATTGGGGAAATGCTATTTTCCCAACAAGGTGATAAATTAATTTCAGTAACTGCAAGTGGTATAATAGATTTGTTTGATTTTGATCGTTGCAGTGGAGAATTAAGCAATTGGATTGATCTCAGGAACATTGATATAAATGAAGCATACGGTGCCTCATTTTCAAGCGACGGTTGTTATATTTACTTATCTAAATACAATGAGCCATCTCAAATTTATCAATTTAATTTATGTCGAAGTGATATAATTGAATCACGTATTTTAATATTTGAAAATCCATTTCCTGATTATTTTATAGGCCAACATCAATTGGGTCCGGACAATAAAATTTATATACCATTCTCTTATAAAATGGCACCGAGTGATATTTATGAATTGCAAAATATGAATCTAAATGTGATTAATAACCCTGATGCAAATGGCTTAGATTGTCTTTTCGATACTGCTAACATTTCGCTAGGTGGGCATAAATCTTTATTAGGCCTCCCTAATTTCCCTAACTACAACCTCGGCGCCTTAGCAGGCAGTGAGTGCGATACCATAATTGCAGGTATAAATCATATTGATAAGGTGCCGGATGAAATAAATATATATCCCAATCCTGCGTCAAATACAATCAATATTCTGATGCCGGCCAAATATTTATCAGAATCTCAAGGAGATTTAAATATTACGATTTATAATAATATCGGCCAATTGGTGAAGGAAATTCATTTGAATAACATATCCGAAATTATTTCATTTAATATTGATGAATTATCTTCTGGTTTTTACACTATAAGGTTAATGCAAAAATCTTCATTAATTTCATCAGAGAATTTTTCTATTATAAAATAA